CAACTTGTTCCGTCTTTCCAAGTCCTGGTTCCGCTTATGGATCCAAAACTCACAAAGTTGGTTTAGCCTGGTAACCCATAGATCTCTCACTCCTTGGCTGCATGCCAAAAGTCTTACTCTGGATCCATCCACCAGTTCCATGTCGAACACAGCATCCTGGAATTCCGTCTTTGATGAATCTTTAAGTGAGATCCCCCATGTGATTGTCGATGCATATTTGGCGGCTTTATTTAAAGACTTGTTGGACACTGCAATGACTTTGCGAACGTTGCATAAGTCCACCACTCTGCTTGTATTCGCCACAAGACATGCTCTTCTCTCCGCCTCATAAAGAGCAGCATTATCTCTATTTTGGAACTCGGATGCATTGATTCCAGGTTTGAACCATGCAACATGACTGCCATCTCTTGGGAAAGGACAACTTTCGAAGCAGCTCTTCCTTCCATTTATTCTCTCTTCAAGCTCGGATATGTCATAAACAGTCCCTGAAGAACTCATCAGGTCGTCCACCGGTTTGTCAAATAGAGGAACAGCTTTATAAAATGGCTGGAATAGTAGAAGGTGACCAACAGTGTAGAAGTACTCCAATTTAAAGTagcctcttccaaaagTAGTTGACGTCTTTCCTGCCCTATTGGTAAGCCTAATGAGAAATCCCTCTACCGGTAGTGGCTCCAAAACTCTTAAGATCGTGCTCGCTGAAGCAACACTAGAAATTGGGGAGCACACGGATACCGCAGATACCTGAGAGACTTCATCAAAGGTCACAATATGTGAGTCGTGACGATACTGTCGAAGTTCTAGTTCAAATTTATCGGTCATTAGAGCCCATAAAGAGGCCACAGATAGCTCAGAATCAGCTACAACCCATTCCAGACGGTCACATGTCCGAAAAGCAAATCCGAGGAAGTTTCGGTCCTGCTGAAGCTTCTGCATGAACTGCGAAGTCCTTTTGGAAAGAGGAACCTTACCGATTTTGGCCATACACTCCACTTCACGACTCACCTCATCTAGTAATCGATCAAGTTTGCTGAATCTGGGTATCTCGTAGCCATTGAGTCTATACTTTACCAAAAAGTTATTCTGATCGTCTTCGTCTTGAAGATCGATATTCATGTTTCGAAAGGAAAGAGACATCTTAAGCATGGGAatttgaattgaaagaCTTTTACCATAAAGCATCGTTCCGTCATCCACTAGTAGTGTCCTAAGAAACGCAACCCAGCGAATAGATGCCTTCGTAGTatgtggaagaagaaggagtctCAGGTAATTGCCTCCAATGGATCCAGGTAATTTTTTAATGCAAAAGCTTCTGTCAAGAGCACCAAATAGACTAACCTCGGTGTCTTGGCTCGATAAAATAATCTTCATGTCATAGGTGTGTCTCTTGTAAAGTTTAAATGACTGGTTGACAGTATCCTCAGGATCTCGGTTAATCAGCTGAAATCGACTTAGCTTGTAAAAAAGCATTACTGCTGGATGGTTTTCATCTCCTGTGGCCTTCACGGTAATGACATATTCGTGCCACTTGTCAGCCACTCTTTCATTCACTTCTGCACCGTCCTTCACTAAAACAAGCATGGTTTCTATCCATATAGTGTCTCCTTCACcgaatttcttcatcatacGTCTCAATTTACGCCTTTCATACTGCTTCTGGCTCTCTCTTCCCGCCCCTAACTTTGCTCCAACTGTTCTAGCCCTAAAGAATCCAGCGGAATCATTACTTTGGTCAATAGGGATACTGGTCATTGGCTCGTGTTTTACCTCGACCGTACTTCCTCCTCTGTCAGGTATTTCCTGTTCTCTCACAGATGTAGGATTCGTAATTTCAGGTGATGGCATCGAAGTGGACAGCTTATGAAATGATTTCGGTAAATCAAACGTAATTCCACGCCTGGGAAGCGGTCTAGCCCTCGGTTCAGGGATAGTTAATAGATCTGAAGCACCGTCGTAAGCCTGAAATCTGGGTCTTCCGTGAGTGGTCTCATTAAGTTCCTCAACAGCATCACTAAAGCCCTCACTGCTgtcttcatcactttcaGCACCTAAAAGTGCCGCTTGAGCATCGTAAAGAGAGTCTCGGACCACTGTCGAGCTTGTGTCAAGAACTTTCCGTAAGCCACCCGAAGAAAGGACATTTCTTCGTGGTAAAATCGACTTCTTTCTATTGCGTCCTGTAGAAATATCTTGTCTAGATTGTAGCTTGGTTTTGTTAGAATCACTAGAATCATTAGAGTCGTTAGAGTCACTGGAATCACTGGAGCCACTGGAGCCACTGGAGCCACTGGAACCAGCCCTCCTAAAATTGAGCTCACTGTTGCAATGCTTGCTCGTTTCTCCAGTTGCAAGATGCGCAGCTCTTCGATCAAGTATCCACGGTAAAGGTATTATACCCAAAGAGGTAATTGTAGTACTCTGCTGAAGTTCATAAGCATCGCAGAATCGGAGTTTAAACGCTGTATAGGAATTTCTGGGTATTCGAATTGTTTCGATAGGGGGATCCTTGGTTGAATTCATCCGTAGGAAAAGGATCCAAGACAAGACGAGATGCTTTTGTTATTGTCTTTCCGATAATACTACCTACCGTCCTTATATATCCAAAAGGAGATAGATTCGCGATTTAGGCTCATCCCAGATTTTGGATTAGACGGGGTGGACAGGAGGTGGTAGGAAGCGCGACGGGTCCCGGAGATGAGATGATTAGTAAGAGCAAGGAAGTGGGCGTAAAAAGTCCAGTTGGTTACCGTGTAGAAGTTATTCACTTTGGTACCTGCTTCACCACCTACTAATTGTTCCGCTACCACCTACAAAGTGCTCTACCACgcctctttcttttttcgtCACCCTCCCGGCTCTTCCGCTGACAAGTATTGAGTCCGGTCGGTCCTACCCAGTAACCCCGTGAACGTAGCCCGTGAACGTAGCCCCGTGGCCCCGTGGCTCTCCCGCGTAGTCGGACTTTCgcatttttcactttgtCCTCATTTTCTGTGCCTGTCGTCGCCTCTTTGCCAGATCTCTGCTCTTCTTTACTTCCTTCCGACAATATATCCACACTCCTTTTGCTACCGTCGTAATGCCCTCCGATAAAGGTCATGATACTAATGGCCATGGCCATATCCAGAGCCCCTTCGATGATCGCTATAGATTTGATCAAGTACATACTAGTCTGCAAGACAATCCTAGTGTACCGCTGTCTTCTGAGATGCGTGCATCTTCACGTCGTCATAACACTTCTGCTTCCGGTGAACTTAGCTTTGGAACACTAGGTGAATTACCTTCTGATAAATATCCTAGGTTGACCAACGAAGTCGACCAAGATTCGGACTCTGTTAGTGGAGACTCGGATAGTATCGAAGGAACACCCGCTATCCATCAAAGCGGTAAGTTTGAGTCAATCAATTTA
The sequence above is a segment of the Brettanomyces nanus chromosome 4, complete sequence genome. Coding sequences within it:
- a CDS encoding uncharacterized protein (EggNog:ENOG41), with protein sequence MNSTKDPPIETIRIPRNSYTAFKLRFCDAYELQQSTTITSLGIIPLPWILDRRAAHLATGETSKHCNSELNFRRAGSSGSSGSSGSSDSSDSNDSNDSSDSNKTKLQSRQDISTGRNRKKSILPRRNVLSSGGLRKVLDTSSTVVRDSLYDAQAALLGAESDEDSSEGFSDAVEELNETTHGRPRFQAYDGASDLLTIPEPRARPLPRRGITFDLPKSFHKLSTSMPSPEITNPTSVREQEIPDRGGSTVEVKHEPMTSIPIDQSNDSAGFFRARTVGAKLGAGRESQKQYERRKLRRMMKKFGEGDTIWIETMLVLVKDGAEVNERVADKWHEYVITVKATGDENHPAVMLFYKLSRFQLINRDPEDTVNQSFKLYKRHTYDMKIILSSQDTEVSLFGALDRSFCIKKLPGSIGGNYLRLLLLPHTTKASIRWVAFLRTLLVDDGTMLYGKSLSIQIPMLKMSLSFRNMNIDLQDEDDQNNFLVKYRLNGYEIPRFSKLDRLLDEVSREVECMAKIGKVPLSKRTSQFMQKLQQDRNFLGFAFRTCDRLEWVVADSELSVASLWALMTDKFELELRQYRHDSHIVTFDEVSQVSAVSVCSPISSVASASTILRVLEPLPVEGFLIRLTNRAGKTSTTFGRGYFKLEYFYTVGHLLLFQPFYKAVPLFDKPVDDLMSSSGTVYDISELEERINGRKSCFESCPFPRDGSHVAWFKPGINASEFQNRDNAALYEAERRACLVANTSRVVDLCNVRKVIAVSNKSLNKAAKYASTITWGISLKDSSKTEFQDAVFDMELVDGSRVRLLACSQGVRDLWVTRLNQLCEFWIHKRNQDLERRNKLKQLNMRKFNIDDVMNEEGHNRWELLRADVDLTLYTISSHSLDQSVLMSGSLYEKRAKYQSFIKVYAILTSGFLLLFNPFERHTLSRRAKATSYSKHWATIGLSGCYVFCDPDNDLDLQTLHPRFNKLYPGDHSLPRVYGDGWRSSEDQEFRYFTVWFGNSKRTKKHERDQKVAEEQQKTDSPSGIMKAAKKFGLGTTHLTFLARSQIERDLWVMRLQAEIDRME